The Halomonas denitrificans genome window below encodes:
- a CDS encoding DUF1328 domain-containing protein, with protein sequence MLSWALIFLIVALIAGVLGFSGIAGAAANIAWILFVVGLVVALVLFLMGRRPR encoded by the coding sequence ATGTTGTCTTGGGCACTGATCTTTCTGATTGTGGCGCTGATTGCCGGTGTACTCGGCTTCAGCGGAATCGCGGGCGCCGCGGCCAACATCGCGTGGATCCTGTTCGTGGTCGGCCTGGTGGTCGCACTGGTGCTGTTCCTGATGGGCCGACGTCCACGCTGA
- a CDS encoding Crp/Fnr family transcriptional regulator encodes MSGSWIDRWSGGLSLERDDRRRLESISTRGRSFEAGQVLVFEDDDAPLLFFVERGWAAAVRDLADGSMQILDLFLAGQIIGLREITSPDAISSYRALTDLDVQIIRKCEMQDLIEHCAPIREQVFRAIAREEAWLLERITMLGQRDAAQCLAHLMLELEDRLSASAGGSASAKPSGNGTDDGFDLPLNQEQLGNIVGITPVHVSRTLKQLASDGLLEVDRNRVRILDRTRCEDFSDYDRRRMRLDP; translated from the coding sequence ATGTCAGGATCCTGGATCGACCGATGGTCGGGCGGCTTGTCGCTCGAGCGTGACGATCGACGCCGACTGGAGTCGATCTCGACGCGTGGGCGAAGCTTCGAAGCCGGCCAGGTCCTGGTGTTCGAGGACGACGACGCGCCGCTGCTGTTCTTCGTCGAGCGGGGCTGGGCGGCGGCGGTGCGCGACCTGGCCGATGGGTCCATGCAGATCCTCGACCTGTTCCTTGCCGGCCAGATCATCGGCTTGCGCGAGATCACCAGCCCCGACGCGATCTCCTCGTACCGCGCGCTGACCGATCTCGATGTCCAGATCATCCGCAAGTGCGAAATGCAGGATCTGATCGAGCACTGTGCGCCGATCCGGGAGCAGGTGTTCCGGGCCATTGCCCGGGAGGAGGCGTGGCTGCTGGAGCGGATCACGATGCTCGGCCAGCGCGACGCGGCCCAGTGCCTGGCGCACCTCATGCTGGAGCTCGAGGACCGGCTTTCGGCGTCCGCGGGGGGAAGCGCGTCGGCGAAACCTTCCGGAAATGGCACCGACGACGGCTTCGACCTGCCGTTGAACCAGGAGCAACTCGGGAACATCGTTGGCATCACGCCGGTCCACGTCAGCCGGACCCTGAAGCAACTTGCCTCGGACGGGCTGCTCGAAGTCGACCGGAATCGGGTGCGCATTCTCGATCGAACGCGCTGCGAAGACTTTTCCGACTACGATCGCCGACGCATGCGGCTCGACCCGTAG